The following proteins come from a genomic window of Bartonella apihabitans:
- a CDS encoding Lrp/AsnC family transcriptional regulator has translation MEEKNSEIDRIDNRIIDALVENGRISITELSEKVGLSKTPCQLRLKRLMNEGYITGFRAVLNPAKMGLEHIAFAEVKLSDTREEALRAFNAAVKKIREVEECHMIASSFDYLLKVRTSDIKRYRIVLGEKISALPYVASTSTFVVMQNVVDSGFRR, from the coding sequence ATGGAAGAAAAAAATAGTGAAATTGACCGCATCGATAATCGTATTATTGATGCGCTTGTTGAAAATGGCCGTATTTCTATTACCGAACTTTCCGAGAAAGTCGGTCTTTCCAAAACGCCATGCCAATTGCGTTTGAAAAGGCTCATGAATGAAGGCTACATTACCGGCTTTCGCGCGGTGCTCAATCCTGCAAAAATGGGACTTGAACACATCGCTTTTGCGGAAGTGAAACTTTCCGATACACGAGAAGAAGCTTTACGTGCTTTCAATGCTGCCGTTAAAAAAATAAGGGAAGTGGAAGAATGTCACATGATCGCAAGCTCCTTCGATTATCTGTTGAAAGTGCGAACCAGTGACATCAAGCGCTACCGCATTGTCCTTGGCGAAAAAATTTCAGCCTTGCCCTATGTTGCGAGTACATCGACCTTTGTGGTTATGCAAAATGTTGTAGATTCCGGTTTCAGACGCTAA
- the proP gene encoding glycine betaine/L-proline transporter ProP — protein MSETTPQPLTVKDIPIVGNKELRKVICAAGLGNAIEWFDFSVYGFLAVIIGHTFFASAPQSVQLIASLATFSIPFLFRPMGSAIFGYLGDKYGRKNILSFTIILMSASTFAIGLIPSYATIGVFAPLLLLLAKIIQGLSVGGEYAGAVVFVSEYSPDRKRGFMASWLDFGSIAGFLVGALVVSTISIAIGQDAMGDWGWRIPFFISLPLGLIGLYLRKSLDESPTYEAQNNNSAEAEEQEKVETTSVGTIIKENLNGIVISCLLVIAVNSTYYMLLTYMPNFLSVNLGYSYDHGVLIIIVVMAFMLLVQPLVGFLSDKIGRKPFLFLGSVGQFFLAIPAFYMVMHHNVFMIAGGIAILAVLLCCFIGVMASILPALFPTDVRFRTLAICFNIAVLIAGLTPPIAAWLVETLQSLYMPAYYLMVVAVFGFIAAVKMPETANRPLKDATPVASSKTEAKEVLQEHFDYIEDQVNEIENKISDLEEQRQNLVDQHPKLN, from the coding sequence ATGTCAGAAACGACACCGCAACCACTTACTGTCAAAGATATTCCAATTGTCGGAAATAAAGAGCTGCGAAAAGTTATATGCGCCGCCGGTCTTGGAAATGCCATCGAGTGGTTCGATTTCAGTGTCTACGGTTTTCTGGCAGTCATTATCGGACACACGTTTTTTGCTTCCGCTCCCCAATCGGTTCAGTTGATCGCTTCTCTTGCCACTTTTTCCATTCCGTTTCTGTTCAGGCCGATGGGCAGCGCCATTTTCGGTTATCTTGGCGATAAATATGGTCGTAAAAACATTCTCTCCTTTACAATCATTTTGATGTCGGCAAGCACATTTGCCATCGGCCTCATTCCCTCTTATGCGACAATCGGGGTATTTGCGCCGCTTTTGCTGCTTCTCGCTAAAATCATTCAAGGCCTTTCCGTTGGTGGCGAATATGCCGGTGCGGTGGTTTTCGTGAGCGAATATTCACCGGATAGAAAACGAGGCTTTATGGCAAGCTGGCTCGATTTCGGCTCCATTGCCGGTTTTCTTGTGGGTGCCTTGGTCGTGTCGACAATTTCTATTGCAATCGGGCAGGATGCAATGGGGGATTGGGGCTGGCGTATTCCCTTCTTTATTTCATTGCCACTGGGATTGATCGGCCTTTATTTAAGAAAATCATTGGATGAATCGCCCACTTATGAAGCCCAGAATAACAATTCGGCCGAGGCAGAAGAACAGGAAAAGGTCGAGACAACATCTGTCGGTACCATCATCAAGGAAAACCTTAACGGTATTGTAATCAGTTGTCTGCTGGTGATTGCGGTGAATTCGACCTATTATATGTTGCTTACCTATATGCCGAACTTTTTATCCGTCAATCTCGGCTACAGCTATGACCATGGCGTTCTCATTATCATTGTTGTCATGGCCTTCATGCTTCTGGTGCAACCGCTTGTCGGTTTTTTAAGCGATAAAATCGGTCGCAAACCTTTCCTGTTTCTTGGCTCGGTCGGACAGTTCTTTCTGGCAATTCCCGCTTTTTATATGGTGATGCATCACAATGTGTTTATGATCGCGGGGGGAATTGCCATTCTTGCGGTTCTTCTTTGTTGTTTCATCGGCGTTATGGCCTCAATCCTTCCGGCACTTTTCCCGACTGATGTTCGCTTCAGAACGCTTGCCATCTGTTTTAATATTGCGGTGCTGATTGCAGGTCTTACGCCACCTATCGCAGCCTGGCTTGTTGAAACTTTACAATCCCTTTATATGCCGGCCTATTATCTTATGGTGGTTGCGGTTTTCGGCTTTATTGCAGCCGTCAAAATGCCGGAAACAGCCAATCGTCCGCTCAAGGATGCAACACCTGTCGCCTCTTCGAAAACCGAGGCAAAAGAAGTTTTGCAGGAACATTTCGATTATATCGAAGATCAGGTCAACGAAATTGAAAACAAAATTTCCGACCTTGAGGAACAGAGACAAAATCTCGTCGACCAGCATCCGAAACTAAATTGA